From Aricia agestis chromosome 11, ilAriAges1.1, whole genome shotgun sequence, a single genomic window includes:
- the LOC121731795 gene encoding partitioning defective 3 homolog isoform X3 has product MDIDRPVPPPRHKKRAKLAAQERERRSVTWGPETWIGVRALRASGGGILDPDDRVCDVADDRETLTAECSNQPQPRAAQADGASGSSAGTASPDMFRGGGGVGTVADSCVEVGAGADGGGGLQVRRGSEPTLHQDNLPLTLHDDASEQTKRWSAAVVCREDRAPHKPDARPDPAPAPHFQRHSNRLSMQFSGPGSGVWLDAAERVQSYGSKSLPRDARREPLGQDTPPSVDQNHRVEEMLRWVSGVNNVASVHPVQERPLDLLPEGGNSERAVSGVEIPVSPSSKPATQTVSVTLVKGDKGLGFTITTRDNPTGGHCPIYIKNILPKGAAVTDGRLRAGDRLVSVGGAAVAGLAQQQVVALLRNTPPRAAVDIVVERPAPHPALATHPQNATRTQRVEPQPSPKKYNEKAIGSEMPVQTENKTENGRVSNMVNAINQSANSSIRGRIPKSSSKDDLLKDQSLNNSNSNSNDALNSSSRSLLSLRNRQILRLDVPVHDSEKAGLGISVKGKVTVGPEPHDLGIFIKSVLHGGAASRDGRLHTNDQLLSVNGVSLVGQSNAEAMETLRRALLHSRPNVHGSISLTVARRTDSMDNLARWKDDTPPNGNDTTNSNENSNSQNFNTIIYNGDKENKPEYPKYEKIEERQKHATVVTVNSNGSWASNQSDDCKGYLERDDSNHDSKRDSFEWSRLDGWNPVIDRLTGLRNESYYMATQPHVPLAPSERRAHARSPPHHHVIIEEDYVTRGSAGESGSESGHGFSRDAVGRRSMSEKRHAALDARATGTYKKIKELKAEHALQVGPSLGMRKSSSLESLQTAIQEKQRNPRNEPIYARAHPPLKHWLTDDSAAPDTLVRGSPQQSSLSHKKPSLLKSLSTMFRIGKPHKKTDTEICGRSTPGRSSEKSLSREALERHSRIDERLAESSEREHNLREESRRSERSERTERLARPPERRSARTAPSHAPQALDSAWGPTGHYVNYEEIQHNLNARREKLSEVQIGQMRRQVDAQRAKAEEESSRRAGSGYHSQRSCRDARTQSNYYDYDTAPPRRPGKLSHYH; this is encoded by the exons ATGGACATTGATAGGCCGGTTCCACCCCCTCGTCACAAAAAGCGGGCCAAGCTAGCAGCGCAAGAACGGGAGAGAAGATCGGTTACTTGG GGTCCGGAGACATGGATCGGCGTTCGGGCGTTGCGCGCCAGCGGCGGTGGCATTCTCGACCCGGACGACAGGGTGTGCGACGTCGCCGACGACCGGGAGACCCTCACCGCGGAGTGCAGCAACCAGCCCCAGCCGCGAGCGGCGCAGGCTGACGGCGCCAGCGGGTCTTCCGCCGGCACCGCCTCGCCCGATATGTTCCGA GGCGGTGGCGGCGTGGGCACAGTGGCGGATTCATGTGTCGAAGTGGGCGCCGGCGCAGACGGTGGAGGTGGGCTCCAGGTGCGACGCGGCAGCGAGCCTACTCTGCATCAGGACAACCTGCCCCTGACGCTGCATGACGAT GCATCCGAGCAAACGAAGCGGTGGTCGGCCGCGGTGGTGTGCCGCGAGGACCGCGCGCCGCACAAGCCGGACGCGCGCCCCGACCCCGCCCCCGCGCCGCACTTCCAGCGACACTCCAACAGACTTTCCATGCAGTTCTCCGGACCGgg AAGTGGTGTGTGGCTGGACGCAGCGGAACGTGTACAGAGTTACGGCAGCAAGAGTCTCCCGCGGGACGCTCGCAGGGAGCCTCTGGGACAGGACACGCCCCCCAGCGTCGACCAAAACCATAG GGTGGAGGAGATGCTAAGATGGGTGTCGGGAGTGAACAACGTGGCCAGCGTACATCCCGTCCAGGAGCGGCCGTTGGACTTACTACCTGAAG GTGGCAACAGCGAGCGCGCGGTCTCCGGAGTGGAGATCCCAGTGAGTCCCAGCAGCAAGCCGGCCACGCAGACCGTCTCCGTGACCCTGGTGAAGGGCGACAAAGGGCTGGGCTTCACCATCACCACACGAGACAACCCCACCGGTGGACACTGTCCTATATACATCAAGAATATATTGCCCAAG GGTGCAGCTGTGACGGACGGTCGTCTGCGCGCCGGGGACCGGCTCGTGTCAGTGGGTGGCGCGGCGGTGGCGGGTCTGGCGCAGCAGCAGGTGGTGGCTCTGCTCCGGAACACGCCCCCTCGCGCCGCGGTAGATATCGTCGTCGAGCGCCCCGCCCCTCACCCCGCGCTAGCTACGCACCCGCAAAACGCCACGCGTACGCAG AGAGTGGAACCACAGCCTAGTCCAAAGAAATATAACGAAAAAGCCATAGGATCTGAGATGCCAGTTCAAACGGAGAACAAAACTGAGAACGGCCGAGTTTCGAACATGGTGAATGCAATCAACCAAAGCGCGAATAGCTCCATACGAGGTCGGATACCCAAGAGTTCTTCGAAAGACGATCTCTTGAAGGACCAAAGCCTGAACAACTCTAATTCCAACTCAAACGACGCGCTAAATTCGTCTTCAAGAtct CTACTAAGTCTAAGGAACCGGCAGATTCTCCGGCTTGACGTGCCGGTGCACGACTCGGAGAAGGCCGGACTGGGGATAAGCGTGAAGGGCAAGGTCACCGTCGGTCCCGAACCCCATGATCTGGGCATCTTCATCAAGTCGGTCCTACACGGTGGCGCCGCTTCGAGGGACGGAAG ATTGCACACTAACGACCAGTTGCTGAGCGTGAACGGAGTGTCGCTAGTGGGTCAGTCGAACGCCGAAGCCATGGAGACGCTGCGACGAGCCCTGCTGCACTCCCGACCCAACGTGCACGGGAGTATATCCCTCACAGTCGCCAGGAGAACAG ACAGCATGGATAACCTAGCGAGGTGGAAGGACGATACGCCGCCAAACGGGAACGACACAACAAACTCGAACGAGAACAGCAACTCGCAGAACTTCAACACGATCATATACAACGGCGATAAAGAGAACAAACCCGAGTACCCCAAATACGAGAAGATTGAAGAGCGACAGAAGCATGCGACTGTCGTCACCGTCAACAGCAACGGCAGTTGGGCGTCAAACCAGTCGGACGATTGTAAGGGATACCTCGAGAGAGACGATTCCAACCACGATAGTAAAAGAGACAGTTTCGAGTGGAGTCGACTGGATGGGTGGAATCCGGTGATAGACAGACTGACGGGGCTTCGTAACGAGAGCTATTATATGGCGACGCAGCCGCACGTGCCGCTCGCGCCGAGCGAACGTCGTGCGCACGCGCGCTCCCCCCCACACCATCACGTGATCATTGAGGAGGATTACGTCACACG AGGCAGCGCGGGCGAGTCAGGCAGCGAGAGCGGTCACGGGTTCAGCCGCGACGCCGTCGGCCGCCGCTCGATGTCGGAGAAGCGGCACGCGGCGCTCGACGCGCGCGCTACCGGCACTTACAAGAAGATCAAGGAGCTTAAGGCTGAGCATG CACTGCAAGTTGGTCCGTCATTGGGTATGCGGAAATCGTCTAGCTTGGAATCTCTACAGACTGCCATACAGGAGAAACAGAGGAACCCACGCAACGAACCCATATACGCACGGGCTCATCCAC CTCTGAAGCACTGGCTGACGGACGACAGCGCGGCGCCGGACACACTCGTGCGGGGTTCGCCGCAGCAGTCCTCACTCTCGCACAAGAAGCCTTCCTTGCTGAAATCACTCTCCACTATGTTTAG AATCGGCAAGCCCCACAAAAAGACTGACACTGAAATATGCGGACGATCGACGCCGGGGCGGTCCTCAGAGAAATCGTTATCGAGGGAGGCGCTAGAGAGGCATAGCAGAATAGACGAGCGGTTAGCAGAGAGCTCGGAAAGGGAACATAATTTGAG AGAGGAAAGTAGAAgaagcgagcgcagcgagcgtacAGAACGCTTGGCGCGCCCGCCGGAGCGGCGCAGCGCACGCACCGCCCCCTCGCACGCGCCgcag GCCTTGGACAGCGCCTGGGGGCCGACCGGACACTACGTCAACTACGAGGAGATACAACACAACCTCAa CGCGCGGCGGGAGAAGCTGAGCGAGGTGCAGATCGGGCAGATGCGGCGGCAGGTCGACGCGCAGCGCGCCAAAGCTGAGGAGGAGAG